In Phycisphaeraceae bacterium, one DNA window encodes the following:
- a CDS encoding prepilin-type N-terminal cleavage/methylation domain-containing protein — protein MTRRNAFTLIELLVVISIIALLIGILLPALGAARQTARTMGCLSNMRTFGLAHQIYGVDNNGYIVPYAQIPTGAYAANSTLELFWFELLADTMISTKRDSSGNRAEFVTDTFVCPAYDLDRSIEANGVRNQTKIGTGMNLYLFEQPFKRYLPAPTNAESMGGNGTGEWQKYENIPNASGWIINGDSYEQHMKTYRASNYIYFQKLNDERRRWNSGEPDRHSQGQGAERANYVFMDGHASTLGLEEALFTISDPLGQEEYLDGSTIFGGN, from the coding sequence ATGACGCGCCGTAACGCCTTCACCCTCATCGAACTTCTGGTGGTCATCTCCATCATCGCCCTCCTCATCGGTATCCTCCTGCCAGCGCTCGGAGCGGCAAGACAGACCGCCCGAACCATGGGCTGCCTCAGCAACATGCGAACATTCGGCCTGGCTCACCAGATCTATGGCGTAGACAACAACGGCTATATCGTTCCCTACGCACAGATCCCCACAGGCGCTTATGCCGCCAACTCCACACTTGAACTATTCTGGTTCGAGCTCCTCGCCGACACCATGATCAGCACCAAGCGAGACAGCTCAGGCAACCGGGCTGAGTTCGTCACAGACACCTTCGTATGCCCCGCCTACGACCTGGACCGATCGATCGAGGCCAACGGTGTTCGCAATCAGACCAAGATCGGCACAGGCATGAATCTCTACCTCTTTGAACAGCCCTTCAAACGCTACCTGCCAGCGCCAACTAATGCCGAGAGCATGGGTGGCAATGGGACCGGTGAGTGGCAGAAGTACGAGAACATCCCCAACGCCTCCGGCTGGATTATCAACGGCGACAGCTACGAACAGCACATGAAAACCTACCGCGCCAGCAACTACATCTACTTCCAGAAGCTCAACGATGAGCGAAGGCGCTGGAACTCAGGCGAGCCTGACCGCCACAGTCAGGGCCAGGGCGCTGAACGTGCCAACTACGTCTTTATGGACGGCCACGCCTCAACACTTGGACTCGAAGAAGCCCTCTTCACCATCTCGGACCCACTCGGTCAAGAGGAATACCTCGACGGCTCCACCATCTTCGGCGGCAACTGA
- a CDS encoding sialate O-acetylesterase codes for MSRITNTLIALLITTVCTTAAHAELWLPAIFGDHMVLQADKQPAIWGKANPNQTITLTIDNQRATTTADAEGHWLAHLPRLADPGPHTLRIDAGPDWKVIDDILIGEVWVCSGQSNMDMRMYKMDQAEIDAADHPKIRLFRVERSSSETPLDDVEGQWELCTPRNVRDFSAAAYYMGRELQQHLDQPIGLIHTAWGGTGAEVWTRREVLEANPILQPVVRRHDRNWQTYNDALAAWKDNPTGSEPTPPEDRRTVGGLYNGMIHPLVPYTIRGFAWYQGESNVWRSRQYYTLLSEMIIDWRTQWGDMTLPFGIVQLPNYSDAPRVPPATGSFEELRESQLRVSQSLPNTGLIVTIDVGKPTDIHPLDKHTVGKRLALWALEAAYNHDINGQAPHFWEVNFDTGSNEVELKFANAAAGLTTSDGGPPRGFVIAGPDMRFRWAQARIEGDTVYVSEAKVTDPRAVRYAWDDNPSWANLVSGDGLPVSPFRTDKWPGITDNAR; via the coding sequence ATGAGCCGTATCACCAACACACTCATCGCTCTCCTCATCACCACCGTCTGCACCACCGCCGCCCACGCCGAACTCTGGCTCCCCGCCATCTTCGGCGACCACATGGTCCTCCAGGCTGACAAACAACCCGCCATCTGGGGCAAAGCCAACCCCAACCAGACCATCACCCTCACCATCGACAACCAACGCGCCACCACCACCGCCGACGCCGAAGGCCACTGGCTCGCCCACCTCCCCAGACTCGCCGACCCCGGCCCGCACACCCTCCGCATCGACGCCGGACCCGACTGGAAAGTCATCGACGACATCCTCATCGGCGAAGTCTGGGTCTGCTCCGGACAGTCCAACATGGACATGCGGATGTACAAAATGGACCAGGCCGAGATCGACGCCGCCGACCATCCCAAAATCCGACTCTTCCGCGTCGAACGCTCCTCCTCCGAAACACCTCTCGACGACGTCGAAGGACAGTGGGAACTCTGTACACCCCGTAACGTCCGTGACTTCTCCGCCGCCGCCTACTACATGGGCCGCGAACTCCAGCAACACCTCGACCAACCCATCGGACTCATCCACACCGCCTGGGGCGGAACCGGTGCCGAAGTCTGGACACGACGCGAAGTTCTCGAAGCCAACCCCATCCTCCAACCCGTCGTCCGCCGCCACGACCGCAACTGGCAAACCTACAACGACGCCCTCGCCGCATGGAAAGACAACCCCACAGGATCAGAGCCCACACCCCCCGAGGACCGCCGCACCGTAGGCGGGCTCTACAACGGCATGATCCACCCCCTCGTCCCCTACACCATCCGTGGCTTCGCCTGGTACCAAGGCGAGTCCAACGTCTGGCGCTCACGACAGTACTACACCCTCCTCTCCGAAATGATCATCGACTGGCGAACCCAGTGGGGTGACATGACCCTCCCCTTCGGCATCGTCCAACTCCCCAACTATTCCGACGCACCCCGCGTCCCCCCAGCAACCGGCAGCTTCGAAGAGCTCCGCGAGTCACAACTCCGTGTCTCCCAGTCACTCCCCAACACCGGACTCATCGTCACCATCGATGTAGGCAAGCCCACCGACATACACCCCCTGGATAAACACACCGTCGGCAAACGACTCGCCCTCTGGGCCCTCGAAGCCGCCTACAACCACGACATCAACGGACAGGCACCCCACTTCTGGGAAGTCAACTTCGACACCGGCTCCAACGAGGTCGAGCTCAAGTTCGCCAACGCCGCCGCAGGGCTCACCACCTCCGATGGCGGGCCCCCACGGGGCTTCGTGATCGCAGGCCCCGACATGAGATTTCGTTGGGCTCAGGCTCGCATCGAAGGCGACACGGTGTACGTTTCAGAAGCCAAGGTCACCGACCCAAGAGCCGTCCGCTACGCCTGGGACGACAACCCCTCATGGGCCAACCTGGTCTCCGGCGACGGACTCCCCGTCTCCCCCTTCCGCACCGATAAATGGCCCGGCATCACCGACAACGCCCGCTAA
- a CDS encoding chondroitinase-B domain-containing protein, translating to MRRARIHLMLFLVLLAANPSLAAEHLVSSASQIAAAMANANPGDTLIMTDGVWNNQHIDFAGFGTADNPITLKAQTQGGVILTGSSNLDISGRHLVVDGLTFQDGTPQGSHIVRFTGPLGKASNSRLTNTTITNYNPSDINDRYFWVSLYGQDNRVDHSRFQGQNHSGVTVVAWLDNNIEARHLIDNNHFLDRPEGNDNGFETIRLGTSEVSNTNAKIIVEHNLFERVDGEIEIISNKSNDNTFRYNTFRDSKGTLTLRHGHRATVEGNFFLGNNKDGSGGIRVIGEDHVITNNYFADLDDRADGVISITAGIPNTEPSGYQQVKNAIIAHNTIVSADMPGITFDWGFGDRDRTLLAENLTIAGNLITGVSDSIFEGQEGPGWTWQDNLVFGAPLGITPRPGITIADPDLILAPDGLFRPDTNSPALNMIPFSSAIVTTDMDGQTRTGLIDIGADEALSTPFLIRPLTAADVGPIQPLVGDFDASGSLDFSDIQLIQQAMATSDPAFDLNNSGIVDITDLNLWLTDLYGTLPGDANLDRAVNLIDLSALAASFGQSIINGYAQGDLNLDFAVNLIDLSILATSFGQSPTVPEPTTSPLLLLLLTLRR from the coding sequence ATGCGCCGCGCCCGCATCCACCTCATGCTGTTCCTGGTGCTGCTCGCCGCCAACCCCTCGCTGGCCGCTGAACACCTCGTCTCCTCCGCGTCGCAAATCGCCGCCGCCATGGCCAACGCCAATCCCGGCGATACCCTCATCATGACCGATGGCGTCTGGAACAATCAGCACATCGACTTCGCCGGCTTCGGCACCGCCGACAACCCCATCACCCTCAAGGCTCAGACCCAGGGCGGGGTCATCCTCACCGGCTCATCCAACCTCGACATCTCCGGCCGACACCTCGTCGTCGACGGCCTCACCTTCCAGGATGGAACACCCCAGGGCAGCCACATCGTCCGATTCACCGGACCTCTCGGAAAAGCCTCCAACTCAAGACTCACCAACACCACCATCACCAACTACAACCCCTCCGACATCAACGACCGCTACTTCTGGGTCTCCCTCTACGGACAGGACAATCGCGTCGATCACTCCCGATTCCAGGGGCAAAACCACTCCGGCGTCACCGTCGTCGCATGGCTCGACAACAACATCGAAGCTCGACACCTCATCGACAACAACCACTTCCTCGACCGACCCGAAGGCAACGACAATGGCTTCGAAACCATCCGACTCGGAACCTCCGAAGTCTCAAACACCAACGCCAAAATCATCGTCGAACACAACCTCTTCGAAAGAGTCGACGGCGAAATCGAGATCATCTCCAACAAATCCAACGACAACACCTTCCGATACAACACCTTCCGCGACTCCAAAGGAACTCTCACCCTCCGACACGGCCACCGCGCCACCGTCGAAGGAAACTTCTTCCTCGGAAACAACAAAGACGGCTCAGGCGGCATCCGCGTCATCGGCGAAGACCACGTCATCACCAACAACTACTTCGCCGATCTCGACGACCGCGCCGATGGCGTCATCTCCATCACCGCCGGTATCCCCAACACTGAGCCTTCCGGATACCAGCAGGTCAAGAACGCCATCATCGCCCACAACACCATCGTCAGCGCCGACATGCCCGGCATCACCTTCGATTGGGGCTTCGGCGACCGCGACCGCACTCTCCTCGCCGAAAATCTCACCATCGCCGGCAACCTCATCACCGGCGTCTCCGACTCCATCTTCGAAGGACAGGAAGGCCCAGGCTGGACCTGGCAAGACAACCTCGTTTTCGGCGCCCCCCTCGGCATCACACCACGCCCAGGCATCACCATCGCCGACCCCGACCTCATCCTCGCCCCCGACGGCCTCTTCCGGCCCGATACCAACAGCCCCGCGCTCAACATGATTCCCTTCAGCTCCGCCATCGTCACCACCGACATGGACGGACAGACACGCACGGGCCTCATCGACATCGGCGCCGATGAAGCCCTCAGCACCCCCTTCCTCATCCGACCCCTCACCGCCGCCGATGTGGGACCCATCCAGCCACTCGTCGGCGACTTCGACGCTAGCGGGTCTCTCGACTTCAGCGATATCCAACTCATTCAACAAGCCATGGCAACCTCCGACCCCGCCTTCGACCTCAACAACTCCGGCATCGTCGACATCACCGACCTCAATCTCTGGCTTACCGACCTCTACGGCACCCTCCCTGGCGACGCCAACCTCGACCGCGCCGTGAACCTCATCGACCTCTCCGCCCTCGCGGCCAGCTTCGGACAAAGCATCATCAATGGCTACGCCCAGGGCGACCTCAACCTCGACTTCGCCGTCAACCTCATCGACCTCTCCATCCTCGCCACAAGCTTCGGCCAGTCCCCCACCGTCCCCGAACCCACCACCTCGCCCCTCCTCCTCCTGCTCCTCACCCTCCGCCGCTAA
- a CDS encoding PEP-CTERM sorting domain-containing protein (PEP-CTERM proteins occur, often in large numbers, in the proteomes of bacteria that also encode an exosortase, a predicted intramembrane cysteine proteinase. The presence of a PEP-CTERM domain at a protein's C-terminus predicts cleavage within the sorting domain, followed by covalent anchoring to some some component of the (usually Gram-negative) cell surface. Many PEP-CTERM proteins exhibit an unusual sequence composition that includes large numbers of potential glycosylation sites. Expression of one such protein has been shown restore the ability of a bacterium to form floc, a type of biofilm.), which yields MTKTTMTLLAASAATALMASASSAAIIPLYTEAAVADLGDVWNATVDAGDGSTFGIELLDAGTVPASPFGTGNALRLYDFSTEDKPELQKDLDAPITGAFRVDFSSFDNSVNDSSSAIRFRMANTGDSISSESRSAFSLSWQADGEVTAKSEGGFGSVATKSSDALVGVQQITMVGNAAVAGNYDYTLFGVSRSLNPQSYDVYINGVLFNDSSDADEINGLEFTLTKSAGNYDPALGLGRLGLIGSSNSNVDPDVFYDNIILRTGDDVIPEPASALLLGLGAMALRRR from the coding sequence ATGACTAAGACGACGATGACTTTACTGGCCGCGAGTGCGGCGACGGCGTTGATGGCTTCGGCCAGTTCGGCGGCGATCATTCCGCTTTACACCGAGGCGGCGGTTGCTGACCTGGGTGACGTGTGGAACGCGACGGTGGACGCGGGCGATGGCTCGACGTTCGGGATTGAGTTGCTGGATGCCGGGACGGTGCCTGCGTCGCCATTTGGTACGGGCAATGCGCTGCGGTTGTATGACTTCAGCACGGAGGACAAGCCGGAGTTGCAGAAAGATCTGGACGCGCCGATTACGGGTGCGTTCCGCGTGGACTTTTCGAGTTTCGATAACTCGGTGAATGACAGTTCGAGTGCGATTCGTTTCCGGATGGCGAATACTGGCGACAGCATTTCGTCGGAGTCGCGTTCGGCGTTTTCGCTGTCGTGGCAGGCCGACGGCGAAGTGACGGCTAAGTCCGAGGGTGGTTTTGGCAGCGTGGCGACCAAGAGCAGTGATGCGTTGGTTGGCGTGCAGCAGATCACCATGGTTGGTAATGCGGCTGTCGCGGGCAACTACGATTACACTTTGTTTGGAGTGAGTCGTTCGCTGAATCCGCAAAGCTACGATGTTTACATCAACGGCGTGCTGTTCAACGATTCATCGGATGCGGATGAAATCAATGGTCTTGAGTTTACGCTGACGAAGTCGGCTGGTAACTACGATCCGGCTTTGGGTCTTGGTCGTCTGGGTCTGATTGGCTCGTCGAACAGCAATGTTGATCCTGACGTGTTTTACGACAACATCATCCTGCGGACTGGTGATGATGTGATCCCTGAGCCGGCGAGTGCGTTGTTGCTGGGTCTGGGTGCGATGGCATTGCGTCGTCGCTGA
- a CDS encoding alpha/beta hydrolase fold domain-containing protein — protein sequence MPRTLILTLTALTLLTMSLVAVAHNPATHTTETLLTDILYRTEANLDDDQTQRCRLDIAHPNDRTGFATLVWFHGGGLTSGNRYIPKELRDKGIAIVAPNYRLSPNVKAPVYIEDAAAAVAWTLNNIEDLGGDPDLVFVSGHSAGGYLASMIGLDKRWLAAHDLDANQLAGLAPLSGHTITHFTVRAERGIPGTQPIIDDLAPLYHVRSDAPPLLLITGDRERELLGRYEETAYLWRMMKLVGHQDTTLFEIDGTNHGEMVPPSYPLILRFMRERTPSP from the coding sequence ATGCCACGCACCCTCATCCTGACCCTCACAGCCCTCACCCTCCTCACCATGTCACTCGTCGCTGTCGCCCACAATCCCGCGACCCACACCACCGAAACCCTCCTGACCGACATCCTCTACCGCACCGAAGCCAACCTCGACGACGACCAGACACAGCGCTGCCGACTCGACATCGCCCACCCGAACGATCGCACCGGATTCGCCACCCTCGTCTGGTTCCATGGTGGGGGCCTCACCTCCGGTAACCGCTACATCCCCAAGGAACTCCGCGACAAAGGTATCGCCATCGTCGCTCCCAACTACCGACTCAGCCCCAACGTCAAAGCTCCCGTCTACATTGAAGACGCCGCTGCCGCCGTCGCCTGGACGCTCAACAACATTGAAGACCTCGGCGGAGACCCCGACCTCGTCTTTGTCTCCGGACACTCAGCAGGGGGGTACCTCGCCTCCATGATCGGCCTCGACAAACGCTGGCTCGCCGCCCACGATCTTGACGCCAACCAACTCGCCGGACTCGCACCCCTCTCTGGACACACCATCACCCACTTCACCGTCCGCGCCGAACGCGGAATCCCCGGCACTCAACCCATCATCGACGACCTCGCCCCCCTCTATCACGTCCGCTCTGACGCACCACCCCTCCTGCTCATCACCGGCGACCGCGAACGAGAACTCCTCGGACGCTATGAAGAAACCGCCTACCTCTGGCGCATGATGAAACTCGTCGGACACCAGGACACCACCCTCTTCGAGATCGACGGAACCAACCACGGCGAAATGGTCCCGCCCTCCTATCCCCTCATCCTCCGCTTCATGCGCGAGCGCACCCCCTCCCCGTAA